In one window of Desulforhabdus amnigena DNA:
- a CDS encoding ABC transporter permease, with amino-acid sequence MSLYTFVGSIEQGLVYAVMVLGVYLTFRVLDFPDLTVDGTLPLGAAVTGSFMLQGWDPFTSLGLAMVAGALAGCVTALLATKLRIMSLLASIITMTALYSINIRIMGRPNLALLHQTTIFDALAFPGIPRYLVAPLIFLVVALGCKVVLDIFLHTHLGLALRGTGDNPQMIRSQGVNTDNMILIGVSLSNALVALAGGMVAQSQGFADVGMGIGTIVAGLASVILGESLVGKQSVLRQTLSAIVGSLVYRFAIVVALSYQVGFLRLTPSDLNLITAILVVICLMFPMLKKRVRRIHA; translated from the coding sequence ATGTCTCTTTACACTTTTGTAGGCTCCATCGAACAAGGTCTGGTTTATGCCGTCATGGTGTTGGGAGTTTATCTCACCTTCCGTGTGCTGGACTTTCCAGACCTCACGGTGGACGGGACCCTTCCCCTGGGAGCGGCTGTAACGGGAAGCTTCATGCTCCAGGGGTGGGACCCCTTTACCAGCCTTGGGCTGGCCATGGTGGCAGGAGCGCTTGCCGGGTGCGTTACGGCTCTTCTGGCCACGAAGCTTCGCATCATGAGCCTTCTGGCCAGCATCATCACTATGACCGCCCTTTATTCCATCAATATTCGCATCATGGGGCGGCCGAATCTGGCGCTTCTCCATCAGACGACCATTTTTGATGCGCTCGCTTTTCCGGGAATTCCGCGGTATCTTGTGGCGCCACTGATCTTTCTGGTTGTGGCGTTAGGCTGCAAAGTGGTCCTGGACATTTTCCTGCACACTCACCTGGGGCTCGCTCTGCGTGGAACAGGGGACAATCCTCAGATGATCCGCTCACAAGGGGTGAACACCGACAACATGATCCTCATCGGTGTGAGCCTTTCCAATGCCCTGGTGGCTTTGGCCGGCGGAATGGTGGCCCAAAGTCAGGGGTTTGCCGATGTGGGAATGGGGATCGGCACTATTGTAGCGGGCTTGGCCTCGGTCATTCTTGGGGAAAGTCTGGTGGGGAAACAGAGTGTTCTGCGACAGACACTGAGCGCCATTGTAGGGTCTCTCGTTTACCGCTTCGCCATTGTGGTGGCTCTTTCGTATCAGGTAGGTTTCCTGAGGCTGACGCCCAGTGATCTCAACTTGATCACGGCCATTCTGGTGGTGATCTGCCTCATGTTTCCCATGCTCAAGAAACGTGTGCGACGGATACACGCTTGA
- a CDS encoding ABC transporter substrate-binding protein has product MMRFWKSFLTLVLVLGMAGIASADEKKITIGISQIVEHPALDAARKGFIDALKDNGYVEGQNVTYDIQIAQGNMATANSIAKSFVGNNVDLIYTIATPTSQACVNATKTIPIVISSVTDPVGAGLVKSLEEPGANVTGTTDRSPVDRQMDLIIEIAPKVKRLGVIYNSGEDNSLTSLKQIKEEVAKRNMEVVEAPVSNSSGVFLAAKSLVGRVDAVHIPTDNTVVSAFDAVVKVCTDNRIPLFAADIDSVPRGAVAAVAIDYYRLGRQSGEMAVRILKGENPGTMPVETLKDLKLVVNKQAAEKMGVTLPESVLKRADQVL; this is encoded by the coding sequence ATGATGCGTTTCTGGAAGAGCTTTCTGACCTTAGTTTTGGTTTTGGGCATGGCAGGGATTGCTTCTGCGGATGAGAAGAAAATCACCATCGGGATTTCACAGATTGTGGAACACCCGGCGCTGGATGCCGCAAGGAAGGGCTTCATCGATGCTCTGAAGGACAACGGATACGTCGAAGGGCAGAATGTAACTTACGATATTCAGATTGCCCAGGGGAATATGGCTACGGCTAACAGCATCGCCAAATCCTTTGTGGGAAACAATGTAGATCTCATTTATACCATCGCGACCCCCACTTCTCAAGCGTGTGTCAACGCTACTAAAACCATTCCCATTGTGATTTCATCCGTTACGGACCCCGTGGGGGCAGGGCTCGTGAAGAGTCTCGAAGAGCCCGGCGCCAATGTTACGGGAACTACGGACCGGAGCCCTGTGGACCGGCAGATGGATCTCATTATCGAGATCGCCCCCAAAGTGAAACGGCTGGGTGTGATCTATAATTCCGGTGAAGACAATTCTCTGACCTCCCTCAAACAGATCAAGGAAGAAGTCGCCAAAAGGAATATGGAAGTCGTGGAGGCTCCCGTGAGCAATTCCAGCGGCGTGTTCCTGGCGGCCAAGAGCCTGGTGGGCAGAGTGGACGCCGTTCATATCCCGACCGACAATACGGTGGTTTCGGCATTTGATGCTGTTGTGAAGGTATGCACCGACAACCGGATTCCTCTTTTTGCCGCAGATATCGATTCCGTACCCCGCGGAGCCGTTGCGGCGGTTGCCATCGATTACTACCGCCTTGGGCGGCAGAGCGGGGAGATGGCCGTACGGATTCTGAAAGGCGAAAATCCCGGTACCATGCCTGTCGAGACCCTCAAGGATCTGAAGCTGGTCGTGAATAAACAGGCGGCCGAAAAAATGGGAGTGACCCTGCCCGAATCCGTTTTGAAACGTGCGGACCAGGTCCTTTAG
- a CDS encoding SLC13 family permease, translating to MNTEQLLVFGILAATLVLFVWNRWRYDLVALGALLAVAGLTPTDQVFAGFGHPAVVTVAAVLVLSRGLLNAGVVDTIAQSLGRVGNQPMIQVATLTGVVALCSGFMNNVGALALLMPVAIWMSRQSSRPPSLLLMPLAFGSLLGGTITLIGTPPNIIIAAYRAQTGAPPFGMFEFFPVGIGITLVGVLFISLVGWRLTPKREKQGTPEELFQIGDYISEVRVTEHSKVLGQTLHDLLSLMESESDVTIVGLFRGKQRHMAPSMYAVLQAGDILMVETDPESLKGMIDAAGLELAESGDIGKGDLGADDVSIIEAIVAPESLLLGRTAANLDMRARYGVNVLAVARQGQRVRERLSKIRFNIADILLLQGRTDSLQAALSAWGCLPLAERGLRIGKPRKVFLAAAIFVAALALVAFNLLPAQVALVGAAVVMVLSGLLTLKEAYKSIDWPIIVLLAAMIPVGQALESTGGAQLIADQLLRVARSSSPAETLAILMVGTMLLSNVVNNAAAAILMAPIAIGVAHGMGSSPDPLLMAVAIGSSCAFLTPIGHQSNALVMAPGGYRFGDYWRLGLPLSVLVVGVAVPLIMWFWPL from the coding sequence ATGAATACCGAACAATTGTTAGTGTTTGGCATTCTCGCGGCAACGCTGGTCCTGTTCGTCTGGAACCGCTGGCGCTACGACCTTGTGGCGTTGGGGGCCCTGCTGGCTGTCGCCGGCCTGACCCCGACCGATCAGGTCTTCGCGGGCTTCGGACACCCCGCTGTCGTGACGGTAGCGGCCGTATTGGTGCTCAGCCGCGGATTGCTCAATGCCGGTGTTGTGGATACTATCGCGCAATCCCTCGGACGGGTGGGAAACCAGCCCATGATCCAGGTGGCGACACTCACAGGGGTTGTAGCGCTGTGCTCCGGATTCATGAACAACGTGGGCGCCTTGGCGTTGCTCATGCCCGTTGCCATCTGGATGTCGCGCCAAAGCAGTCGCCCTCCTTCCCTATTGCTCATGCCCTTAGCCTTCGGCTCATTGCTCGGCGGTACGATCACTTTGATCGGAACGCCACCAAACATCATCATTGCCGCATATCGAGCACAAACGGGAGCGCCCCCCTTCGGAATGTTCGAATTCTTCCCCGTGGGGATAGGGATCACTTTGGTTGGAGTGCTCTTTATCTCCCTGGTGGGCTGGCGACTCACGCCAAAGCGGGAAAAACAGGGAACACCGGAGGAACTTTTTCAAATCGGTGACTATATCAGCGAAGTCCGCGTTACCGAGCATTCGAAGGTCCTCGGTCAAACCCTCCATGATTTGCTTTCCCTGATGGAAAGTGAATCGGACGTAACCATTGTCGGACTTTTCCGCGGTAAACAGCGGCACATGGCGCCTTCCATGTATGCAGTTCTTCAGGCGGGCGATATTCTTATGGTCGAAACCGATCCCGAAAGCCTGAAGGGCATGATTGACGCCGCAGGTCTTGAACTGGCCGAAAGCGGCGACATTGGTAAGGGAGATCTCGGGGCCGACGATGTCAGCATCATTGAAGCCATCGTCGCCCCTGAATCCCTGCTCCTTGGACGTACGGCAGCCAACCTCGATATGCGCGCACGTTATGGCGTGAATGTGCTCGCGGTGGCGCGTCAAGGGCAGCGGGTGCGGGAGCGGCTGAGCAAGATCCGTTTCAATATCGCGGATATCCTACTGCTGCAGGGCCGCACGGATTCGTTGCAGGCAGCCCTGTCTGCCTGGGGATGCCTGCCGCTTGCGGAGCGGGGATTGCGCATCGGTAAACCACGAAAGGTTTTCCTGGCAGCCGCTATCTTTGTCGCGGCCCTGGCGTTGGTCGCGTTCAATTTGCTGCCTGCCCAGGTCGCCCTGGTCGGAGCGGCGGTTGTCATGGTGCTCAGCGGACTTCTTACTCTCAAGGAAGCCTATAAGAGCATCGATTGGCCCATCATCGTGCTGCTGGCAGCCATGATCCCCGTAGGGCAAGCGCTTGAAAGCACCGGCGGAGCCCAACTCATTGCCGATCAGTTGCTGCGGGTCGCTCGCTCTTCCTCTCCGGCGGAGACTCTTGCAATTCTCATGGTCGGAACGATGCTGCTCTCGAACGTGGTCAACAATGCCGCCGCCGCGATCTTGATGGCCCCCATCGCAATTGGTGTGGCGCACGGCATGGGCTCCTCCCCTGACCCACTCCTGATGGCGGTGGCAATCGGTTCTTCCTGCGCGTTCTTGACCCCGATCGGCCATCAATCGAACGCGCTGGTAATGGCTCCCGGCGGATACAGGTTCGGCGACTACTGGCGTTTGGGACTCCCTCTGTCCGTGCTGGTCGTAGGAGTGGCCGTCCCTCTGATCATGTGGTTCTGGCCCCTCTAA
- a CDS encoding 50S ribosomal protein L11 methyltransferase, with translation MENSNNLPQHLFVYECRGPRSPGTEPALPGFLGLWPEPPFYYLFFDRESESAVKHWIQDQSGWILNGAYSLDYEQWQHVSLSDQRVGPFLIHTGKDEEEPIHPEGGYLIRMNPGLVFGSGLHPTTRGCLLTMAELFKAVPVKTVVDLGTGTGILAIAGALLGATRVVGLDCIPLAVAVALQNVRANHVEERVKLLVARELEVLREPSDLLLMNIEWPCLREVLRGSEWRRYPRVIMSGFLAAQWKEFEAMLPSGHRVERRTSIEDWMTAVISGMF, from the coding sequence ATGGAAAATTCAAACAACCTCCCTCAACACCTATTTGTCTATGAATGCCGGGGACCTCGTTCTCCTGGAACGGAACCCGCCTTGCCGGGATTTCTGGGGCTCTGGCCTGAACCGCCTTTTTACTACCTCTTTTTTGATCGCGAATCGGAAAGTGCAGTGAAACATTGGATTCAGGACCAGTCCGGATGGATACTGAACGGGGCCTACAGCCTGGATTACGAGCAGTGGCAGCATGTGTCACTCTCTGACCAGCGGGTAGGACCATTTCTCATTCATACGGGAAAAGATGAAGAAGAACCGATTCATCCCGAGGGGGGCTATCTCATCCGCATGAATCCCGGCCTGGTATTTGGGTCGGGCCTTCATCCCACCACCAGGGGTTGTCTCTTGACGATGGCTGAGCTTTTCAAGGCGGTTCCGGTGAAAACGGTTGTGGACCTTGGCACGGGAACGGGAATCCTTGCCATCGCCGGTGCGCTGCTGGGAGCCACCCGTGTTGTGGGACTGGACTGCATCCCTCTCGCAGTGGCTGTTGCCCTGCAAAACGTCCGTGCGAATCATGTGGAAGAGAGAGTGAAACTGCTCGTGGCACGGGAACTGGAAGTGCTGCGGGAACCTTCCGACCTCCTTCTCATGAATATCGAATGGCCCTGCCTGCGCGAAGTGCTGAGGGGATCGGAATGGCGCAGGTATCCAAGGGTCATCATGAGCGGTTTTCTGGCTGCCCAATGGAAGGAGTTCGAGGCGATGCTTCCGTCCGGTCACCGGGTTGAACGGCGGACATCCATAGAAGACTGGATGACTGCGGTCATATCCGGGATGTTTTGA
- a CDS encoding MBL fold metallo-hydrolase gives MQIIQTPVGNMEVFCYLVYDETTMEGILIDPAGDTDRLLKILQEKGVKLKYIVNTHGHADHTCGNDRLREATGAKVVMHALDDVFFQRPESKAFTRMMGFENSSPADIQVQDGDELSFGNLTMRFLHTPGHTPGACCILIDGNLFTGDTLFVGAVGRTDLPGASFDELLRSLETKIITLPPETIVWPGHDYGDRPHSTVGHEMKTNPYITDFITEND, from the coding sequence ATGCAGATTATACAAACACCCGTCGGCAACATGGAAGTGTTTTGTTATCTGGTTTACGATGAGACAACCATGGAAGGCATCCTCATCGACCCTGCGGGAGATACAGACCGTTTGCTCAAGATTCTGCAGGAAAAGGGAGTGAAACTCAAGTACATCGTGAACACTCACGGACACGCCGACCACACCTGCGGCAATGACCGGTTGCGAGAGGCAACGGGCGCCAAGGTGGTCATGCATGCCCTGGACGACGTCTTTTTCCAGCGCCCGGAAAGTAAAGCCTTTACCAGGATGATGGGCTTTGAAAACTCTTCCCCTGCGGACATTCAGGTTCAGGACGGCGACGAACTTTCCTTCGGAAACCTCACCATGAGATTTCTTCACACTCCCGGCCATACTCCCGGAGCCTGCTGCATTCTCATCGACGGCAATCTCTTTACGGGCGATACTCTCTTTGTGGGTGCCGTGGGCCGGACCGACCTCCCTGGAGCATCCTTCGATGAGCTGCTCCGCTCCCTCGAAACCAAAATCATCACCCTGCCTCCCGAAACCATCGTATGGCCGGGCCACGACTACGGTGATCGCCCGCACTCTACCGTCGGCCATGAAATGAAAACCAACCCTTACATTACGGACTTCATAACGGAAAATGACTAG
- a CDS encoding methylated-DNA--[protein]-cysteine S-methyltransferase: MTSGQRLFSTITFSSPLGWILTAAGPEGICLLHFCGPVQPSESQEQEIMGREYPGCKIKPDAPPPLLSETKKAVLEYLTHGTPLPPLPLDVSKGTPFRRKVWKALCDIPHGETRSYLDISKAIGQPRASRAVGQACGSNPVAILIPCHRVLAVGGKLGGYTGGLDIKEALLKLERGAGLGRSGNR, from the coding sequence ATGACTAGCGGACAAAGGCTTTTTTCCACAATCACATTTTCGTCGCCTCTGGGCTGGATTCTCACGGCAGCCGGTCCCGAAGGCATCTGCCTCCTTCACTTCTGCGGCCCGGTCCAGCCATCGGAGTCTCAAGAGCAGGAAATCATGGGCAGAGAATACCCGGGATGTAAAATCAAACCGGACGCTCCGCCCCCTTTGCTCTCGGAAACAAAAAAAGCCGTCCTGGAGTATCTCACTCACGGCACTCCCCTTCCCCCTCTGCCTCTCGACGTGAGCAAAGGCACGCCCTTTCGCCGGAAAGTTTGGAAAGCCCTCTGCGATATCCCTCATGGGGAGACCCGCTCTTACCTGGATATCTCCAAGGCCATCGGGCAACCTCGAGCCTCTCGCGCCGTGGGACAGGCTTGCGGCAGCAACCCCGTCGCCATCCTCATTCCCTGCCACCGCGTACTGGCCGTGGGGGGAAAACTTGGGGGATATACCGGGGGATTGGACATCAAGGAGGCATTATTGAAGTTGGAGCGGGGTGCCGGGTTGGGAAGATCGGGAAACAGGTGA
- a CDS encoding inositol-3-phosphate synthase, whose amino-acid sequence MLKEKNLKLKEQITAPTGKLGVLIPGIGGAVSTTFIAGVELVRKGLASPIGSLTQLGTIRLGKRFERRSPRIKDFVPLASLDDLVFGGWDLYEANGYEAAMFARVLKREHIEPIKDFLRGITPMKAVFDRRFVKNLDGKYIKEENNLRAQVEALKEDIRRFKDQNGCERCIMIWCGSTEVYLQCEEIHQSVEALQKAIDANDSRIPPSMLYAVAAMESGIPFINGAPNLTVDVPAMVEMASQNNLPIAGKDFKTGQTLMKTILAPGLKSRMLGLEGWYSTNILGNRDGLVLDDKDSFKTKEESKLSVLEYILQPQLYPSLYKNYYHKVTINYYPPRGDNKEGWDCIDIFGWLGYPMQIKVDFQCRDSILAAPLVLDLVLFMDLAQRVGLSGIQEWLSFYFKSPMHKENLYPEHDLFIQSMKLKNTLRYLMGEDQITHFGLDYYMKDDENEEK is encoded by the coding sequence ATGTTGAAAGAAAAAAATCTGAAGCTGAAGGAGCAGATCACAGCGCCAACCGGAAAACTGGGGGTACTGATCCCCGGCATCGGTGGAGCCGTGAGCACAACATTCATCGCTGGAGTCGAACTCGTACGCAAAGGGCTCGCTTCGCCCATCGGCTCCCTGACTCAACTGGGAACCATTCGGCTCGGGAAACGTTTTGAACGCAGATCTCCCAGGATCAAGGATTTCGTTCCCTTGGCATCCCTCGACGATCTGGTTTTCGGGGGCTGGGACCTCTATGAGGCCAATGGTTACGAGGCCGCTATGTTCGCCCGCGTTCTCAAACGCGAACACATCGAACCGATCAAGGACTTCCTGCGCGGCATTACCCCCATGAAAGCCGTTTTCGACCGTCGTTTCGTTAAAAATCTCGATGGAAAATACATCAAGGAGGAAAACAACCTCCGCGCCCAGGTGGAAGCTTTGAAGGAAGACATTCGTCGGTTCAAGGATCAAAACGGGTGCGAACGCTGCATCATGATCTGGTGTGGAAGCACGGAAGTCTACCTTCAATGCGAAGAAATCCACCAATCCGTCGAGGCACTCCAGAAAGCCATCGATGCCAACGATTCCCGGATTCCCCCCAGTATGCTCTATGCCGTCGCAGCCATGGAAAGCGGCATTCCCTTCATCAATGGCGCACCCAACCTCACGGTGGATGTTCCGGCCATGGTGGAAATGGCTTCACAAAACAATCTTCCCATCGCGGGCAAGGATTTCAAAACCGGCCAGACCCTCATGAAGACCATCCTGGCTCCCGGCCTCAAATCCCGCATGCTGGGCCTCGAGGGGTGGTATTCCACCAACATTCTCGGCAACCGCGACGGACTGGTCCTGGACGACAAGGATTCCTTCAAGACCAAAGAGGAAAGCAAGCTTTCCGTCCTCGAATACATTTTGCAGCCCCAGCTCTATCCATCCCTCTACAAGAACTACTATCACAAGGTCACCATCAACTATTATCCGCCTCGCGGGGACAACAAGGAAGGTTGGGACTGCATCGACATCTTCGGATGGCTGGGGTACCCCATGCAGATCAAAGTCGACTTCCAGTGCCGTGACAGCATCCTGGCCGCTCCGCTGGTCCTGGACCTGGTGCTCTTTATGGACCTGGCCCAGCGGGTGGGCTTGAGCGGCATTCAGGAATGGCTCTCTTTCTACTTCAAGAGCCCCATGCACAAAGAGAACCTCTATCCCGAGCACGATCTTTTCATTCAGAGCATGAAGCTCAAGAACACCTTGCGCTATCTCATGGGTGAAGACCAGATCACCCACTTCGGGCTCGATTATTATATGAAAGACGACGAGAACGAGGAGAAATAG
- a CDS encoding cytoplasmic protein: protein MTEHSHTFVENYEGLVAFGLSREVDEKSLMYYLQKFSDDDLLKVIMPRMSDAEIEHVFVMISNLMRKHLDDNEYHKLFLKEEGHSHHHSHEE, encoded by the coding sequence ATGACAGAACACAGTCACACGTTTGTGGAAAATTATGAAGGACTGGTGGCTTTCGGACTTTCGCGTGAAGTGGACGAAAAGTCACTCATGTACTACCTGCAAAAATTCTCCGACGATGATCTCCTCAAGGTCATAATGCCCCGGATGAGCGATGCAGAAATCGAACATGTCTTCGTGATGATCAGCAACCTCATGAGAAAGCATCTGGACGACAATGAATATCACAAACTCTTCCTCAAGGAGGAGGGACATTCGCACCACCATTCTCACGAAGAGTGA
- a CDS encoding pyridoxal phosphate-dependent aminotransferase, giving the protein MAIVHGGNVYEIAARLGCSPDSLLDYSASINPLGPPPGLMEEFTTCFHRLQHYPDIANRSLIEALSRFHGLPENRIVVGNGSTELIYWLPRALEMRKGGVVLPTFGEYRKAFELQGVEMQRVVTVPDTHFQPTVEQLDTLCDKVSPEAILFTHPGSPSGTLLSPAVREWIREKSRPGGIVCIVDEVFVDFCEEESLKRTLTESCKLVLIRSMTKFYGIPGLRLGYLLTSDDIAARMRHFLPPWSVNTLAQIAGAFCLGQDAYRRETLKLVEHERTEFARQLEKLDGLKVYPGRANYLLVELGRKLPPAAVLQEELLHSRGILIRDCSSFEGLNEHFIRLAVRLPEQNRRVLDGITDWVRSHSS; this is encoded by the coding sequence ATGGCTATTGTTCACGGCGGCAATGTCTATGAAATCGCAGCGCGTTTGGGGTGCTCCCCCGACTCCCTGTTGGACTACAGCGCAAGCATCAATCCCCTTGGGCCGCCTCCCGGTCTCATGGAAGAGTTCACCACCTGCTTCCACCGCCTGCAGCACTATCCCGACATCGCCAATCGTTCCCTCATCGAAGCCCTGTCGCGCTTTCATGGCCTTCCAGAAAACCGGATTGTCGTCGGTAACGGTTCAACGGAGCTTATCTACTGGCTGCCGAGGGCCCTGGAGATGCGAAAGGGCGGGGTGGTGCTCCCGACCTTTGGGGAATACCGCAAGGCGTTTGAACTGCAGGGTGTGGAAATGCAGCGGGTGGTGACTGTGCCCGATACCCATTTCCAGCCCACGGTGGAACAACTGGATACCCTGTGCGACAAGGTTTCCCCCGAGGCCATCCTCTTCACACATCCGGGAAGCCCTTCAGGCACACTGCTCTCGCCGGCCGTACGGGAGTGGATTCGCGAAAAAAGCCGGCCGGGCGGCATTGTCTGTATCGTGGATGAAGTCTTCGTGGATTTTTGTGAAGAGGAATCGCTGAAGCGGACTCTCACGGAATCATGCAAGCTGGTCCTCATTCGATCCATGACGAAGTTCTACGGCATTCCGGGGTTGCGTCTGGGATACCTGCTGACTTCCGATGATATTGCGGCCCGCATGCGCCATTTCCTGCCCCCATGGTCCGTCAATACGCTGGCTCAGATAGCCGGTGCCTTCTGCCTCGGCCAGGACGCCTACCGGCGGGAGACTCTGAAGCTGGTGGAACATGAAAGGACGGAATTTGCGCGGCAGCTGGAAAAACTGGATGGCTTGAAGGTCTACCCGGGACGGGCCAATTATCTGCTTGTGGAACTGGGAAGGAAGCTTCCTCCAGCCGCTGTTTTGCAGGAGGAGCTGCTCCATTCCCGTGGAATTCTCATTCGTGACTGCAGTTCCTTCGAAGGGCTGAACGAACACTTCATTCGATTGGCCGTCCGGCTGCCCGAGCAGAATCGACGGGTATTGGACGGCATCACGGATTGGGTGCGGTCTCACTCTTCGTGA
- the cbiB gene encoding adenosylcobinamide-phosphate synthase CbiB: MVFLPWHFAAAYILDLLVGDPRWWPHPIRWIGRFITAVERVFYDEKASHGLKGLQGAVFWMTVVLGVISGTIVILGIASHVHPVFETAVLIWLAFTTLATRNLHQESVKVAKALGEGNIVKAREKLAWIVSRDTSQLEEQDIVRALVETVSENISDGIVAPLFYLSLGGPVAAMAYKAMNTMDSMVGYMNDRYRYFGWFAARADDLFNWIPARLSGLLLVGASAIMRLDWRKAWNVMRRDARKMKSPNAGYPEAAAAGALNVQLGGTNIYFGRPVEKPTLGDAGETLSLDTYRAMIRLMYLTSALAFFLALGIRTLFVLY; encoded by the coding sequence ATGGTATTTCTTCCTTGGCACTTTGCAGCGGCTTATATTCTGGATCTTCTCGTAGGAGATCCCAGGTGGTGGCCTCATCCCATTCGCTGGATCGGGCGTTTCATCACCGCGGTGGAACGTGTTTTCTACGACGAAAAGGCATCTCATGGACTGAAGGGTTTACAGGGTGCCGTGTTCTGGATGACGGTCGTTTTGGGAGTCATCAGCGGAACCATTGTTATTTTGGGGATTGCTTCGCATGTTCATCCCGTTTTTGAAACAGCGGTTCTGATCTGGCTCGCTTTTACGACGCTGGCCACACGGAACCTGCACCAGGAATCGGTCAAAGTGGCCAAAGCCCTGGGCGAGGGAAATATCGTCAAGGCCCGGGAAAAACTGGCCTGGATCGTGAGCCGGGATACCTCACAGCTCGAAGAACAGGACATCGTGAGGGCCCTCGTGGAAACGGTTTCCGAAAACATCAGCGATGGAATCGTTGCCCCCCTCTTCTATCTCTCATTGGGCGGACCCGTGGCGGCCATGGCCTACAAAGCCATGAACACCATGGATTCCATGGTGGGATATATGAACGATCGTTATCGGTATTTCGGCTGGTTTGCCGCCAGGGCGGACGACCTGTTCAACTGGATACCTGCACGCCTGAGCGGATTGCTTCTCGTGGGAGCCTCCGCCATCATGAGGCTTGATTGGCGTAAAGCCTGGAATGTCATGCGCCGCGATGCCCGCAAGATGAAAAGCCCCAACGCGGGTTATCCTGAAGCAGCCGCGGCTGGAGCTCTCAATGTCCAGTTGGGAGGGACCAACATCTATTTCGGCCGGCCGGTGGAAAAGCCCACTCTGGGCGATGCTGGTGAAACCCTGAGTCTCGATACCTATCGTGCCATGATCCGCCTCATGTACTTGACCTCTGCACTGGCGTTTTTTCTGGCTCTTGGAATACGCACTCTGTTCGTTCTCTATTAG